A genomic region of Candidatus Liberimonas magnetica contains the following coding sequences:
- a CDS encoding sulfatase: MKKTLNILFKSLGAVVVLFGLFYIFLVIPNDSRINMPDFDSDRIGNRHLLIYDLIKMLPKADILSPNIESANKALLKYPYKQNSPYLHSHEMNLHLSLGWFPLKTHHEDCIFAPDTTQIEYNLLLPDKPVLKFNYGTISSINRQLCDPMRFSVIVIDKDNQEHKIFEKNEFSFYPFKYESTDRYYKDFYKYFYPGMKDRDGAWNFENISLEDFAGQKVKIKFITKKISMNRNLYNMDEIEKSNPDRCFTMPLRDAGDIFKRGGCQGLAFWGQPAVYNKVSNIDKPNVILIVIDSLRGDCISKGYTPNLYRYKEESVDFTKALSNGNMTKLSVPSFLMSRYPTEIAEISMHYDVTKIEREKFYSRKLETLPSVLKKNGYRTAAIGSCSLFCDGHGFSADLGFDEVINLEHSGYSPPHVTMTGIDWLKKHGQEKYFLMLYYDGPHGPYRPPLRYLWASMKQGHVLSNVRKMLYMGDVAYHDKYIGYLREFLESSGLDKKTVIVFTADHGVTFRSLVFDWPTKFGAWKKKRMTFHSHGVSLTPDDINVPLMFYAAKPPRKIDTYVQLLDLAPTILDLTGSKIPQGFKGKSLLSSFDSGKFGGHLVSFHQGWQNRGVYWKGRWLYINNFKERDGFPKESVVPEELYDLKEDIMCLKNLALIHPWSLSVTSKTRGLLRNFIPDNSENKLLFIGKKNSKAVVSIKFEQIEEGLLYDMKTSGKMLKKTGNMFSVELSNGQDIVFNTNNPGQTFTLNCFVDKIILKKQEVLAGEMALPVLQSLALDQRSLELISGWPEESIISKIYTLPKVILGTVSDKMQAKENIGNSSAQLKSMLEQWGYINQ; this comes from the coding sequence ATGAAAAAAACACTGAATATTTTATTTAAATCTCTTGGGGCGGTAGTTGTTTTGTTCGGCTTATTCTATATATTTTTAGTAATCCCGAACGATTCAAGGATAAATATGCCGGATTTTGATTCGGATAGGATCGGGAACCGGCATTTGCTTATCTATGACCTTATAAAAATGCTCCCGAAGGCTGACATCCTAAGCCCGAACATCGAAAGTGCAAATAAAGCGCTTCTAAAATACCCTTATAAGCAAAATTCGCCCTATTTGCACTCTCATGAGATGAACCTGCATTTATCTTTGGGGTGGTTCCCGTTAAAGACACATCATGAAGACTGCATATTTGCACCCGATACTACACAAATAGAATACAACCTTTTATTGCCAGATAAACCGGTCTTGAAGTTTAATTATGGAACAATATCTTCCATCAACAGGCAGCTGTGTGACCCCATGAGGTTTTCTGTAATAGTAATAGATAAGGACAATCAAGAACACAAGATATTTGAAAAAAACGAATTTTCTTTTTACCCTTTTAAATATGAAAGCACGGACCGGTATTATAAAGACTTTTATAAATATTTTTATCCAGGGATGAAAGACAGGGACGGTGCCTGGAATTTTGAAAATATAAGCCTGGAGGATTTTGCAGGCCAGAAAGTAAAAATAAAGTTTATCACAAAAAAAATAAGCATGAACAGAAATCTTTATAATATGGATGAAATTGAAAAGAGCAATCCAGACAGATGTTTTACAATGCCCCTCAGGGATGCCGGTGATATCTTTAAAAGAGGTGGTTGCCAGGGGCTTGCTTTCTGGGGCCAGCCTGCTGTATACAACAAAGTTAGTAATATAGATAAACCTAACGTTATTTTGATCGTTATTGACTCACTGAGAGGGGATTGCATCTCAAAAGGTTATACTCCTAACCTTTACAGATATAAAGAAGAAAGTGTGGATTTTACAAAAGCCCTTTCAAACGGCAATATGACAAAGCTTTCAGTGCCTTCTTTCCTTATGTCAAGGTATCCTACGGAGATAGCTGAGATCAGCATGCATTATGATGTCACAAAAATTGAAAGAGAAAAATTCTATTCAAGAAAACTTGAAACCCTGCCTTCGGTACTAAAAAAGAACGGATACCGTACTGCAGCCATCGGTTCCTGTTCGTTGTTTTGCGACGGCCACGGGTTTTCTGCAGACCTTGGCTTTGATGAAGTTATAAACCTTGAACATTCCGGGTACAGCCCGCCTCATGTCACAATGACGGGCATAGACTGGTTGAAAAAACACGGGCAGGAAAAATATTTCCTTATGCTTTATTATGACGGGCCTCACGGGCCGTACAGGCCCCCTTTAAGATACTTGTGGGCCTCGATGAAACAAGGCCACGTGCTGTCGAATGTACGAAAGATGCTTTATATGGGAGATGTGGCTTACCACGACAAGTATATCGGTTATTTAAGGGAATTCCTGGAATCTTCGGGACTGGATAAAAAAACCGTGATAGTGTTTACAGCTGACCACGGAGTGACTTTCCGGAGCCTCGTATTTGACTGGCCAACCAAGTTCGGTGCCTGGAAAAAGAAAAGGATGACATTCCATTCCCACGGTGTTTCTCTTACACCGGACGATATAAACGTGCCTTTGATGTTTTATGCTGCAAAGCCCCCAAGAAAGATAGATACATATGTCCAGCTTCTGGACTTGGCGCCTACCATATTGGATTTAACCGGCTCAAAGATACCGCAGGGTTTTAAGGGCAAGAGTTTGCTTTCTTCCTTTGATTCCGGGAAATTCGGTGGACATTTGGTAAGTTTTCATCAGGGATGGCAGAACAGGGGAGTATACTGGAAAGGCAGGTGGCTGTATATAAATAATTTCAAAGAACGTGACGGATTCCCTAAAGAATCAGTCGTTCCCGAAGAGCTCTATGACTTAAAAGAAGATATAATGTGCCTGAAAAATTTAGCGTTGATACATCCTTGGAGTTTGTCGGTTACCTCCAAGACAAGAGGACTTTTAAGGAATTTTATTCCGGATAACAGCGAGAATAAATTATTGTTTATTGGAAAAAAGAATAGCAAAGCCGTAGTTTCGATTAAGTTTGAACAAATAGAAGAAGGGCTTTTGTATGATATGAAGACTTCAGGAAAAATGCTCAAAAAGACAGGAAATATGTTCAGTGTCGAATTAAGTAACGGGCAGGATATTGTATTTAATACTAATAATCCTGGCCAGACCTTTACTTTAAACTGTTTTGTTGATAAAATAATCCTTAAAAAACAAGAGGTTCTGGCTGGGGAGATGGCGCTTCCTGTACTGCAAAGCCTGGCCTTGGATCAAAGATCCCTGGAACTTATAAGCGGCTGGCCGGAAGAAAGCATTATTTCAAAAATATATACTCTGCCAAAGGTCATTTTAGGCACTGTATCGGATAAGATGCAGGCAAAAGAAAATATTGGAAACTCATCTGCACAGCTTAAGTCCATGCTTGAGCAGTGGGGATATATAAACCAGTAG